The Enterobacter kobei genome has a segment encoding these proteins:
- the dapE gene encoding succinyl-diaminopimelate desuccinylase yields MSCPVIELTQQLIRRPSLSPDDAGCQALMIERLRAIGFTVERMDFGDTQNFWAWRGQGETLAFAGHTDVVPAGDADRWINPPFEPTIRDGMLFGRGAADMKGSLAAMVVAAERFVAQHPNHKNRLAFLVTSDEEASAHNGTVKVVEALMARNERLDYCLVGEPSSTEVVGDVVKNGRRGSLTCNLTIHGVQGHVAYPHLADNPVHRAAPMLSELVAIEWDKGNEFFPPTSMQIANVKAGTGSNNVIPGDFFVQFNFRFSTELTDEMIKARVVALLEKYHLRYTVDWWLSGQPFLTQRGKLVDAVVNAIEHYNEIKPQLLTTGGTSDGRFIARMGAQVVELGPVNATIHKINECVNAADLQLLARMYQRIMEQLVA; encoded by the coding sequence ATGTCATGCCCGGTCATTGAGCTGACTCAACAGCTTATTCGCCGTCCTTCCCTTAGCCCGGACGACGCAGGTTGTCAGGCATTAATGATTGAGCGCCTGCGTGCCATCGGTTTTACCGTTGAACGCATGGATTTTGGCGATACTCAGAACTTCTGGGCGTGGCGCGGCCAGGGTGAAACGCTGGCGTTTGCCGGGCATACTGACGTCGTTCCCGCAGGTGACGCAGATCGCTGGATTAACCCGCCGTTTGAACCGACCATCCGCGATGGCATGCTCTTTGGCCGCGGCGCGGCAGACATGAAAGGCTCGCTGGCAGCGATGGTGGTCGCGGCTGAACGCTTCGTGGCTCAGCATCCGAACCACAAAAACCGTCTCGCGTTTTTGGTCACCTCCGACGAAGAAGCCAGTGCCCATAACGGTACCGTGAAGGTGGTTGAAGCGCTGATGGCGCGCAACGAGCGTCTCGACTACTGTCTGGTCGGCGAGCCGTCCAGTACCGAAGTGGTGGGCGATGTCGTGAAAAACGGTCGCCGTGGCTCACTGACCTGTAACCTGACCATTCACGGCGTTCAGGGACATGTTGCTTATCCACATCTGGCCGATAACCCCGTTCATCGCGCTGCGCCAATGCTGAGCGAACTGGTAGCGATTGAGTGGGATAAAGGTAACGAGTTCTTCCCCCCGACCAGTATGCAGATTGCTAACGTCAAGGCCGGGACCGGCAGCAACAACGTGATCCCGGGGGATTTCTTCGTCCAGTTCAACTTCCGCTTCAGCACCGAACTGACCGATGAGATGATCAAAGCGCGCGTTGTCGCGCTGCTGGAAAAATATCACCTGCGCTACACCGTGGACTGGTGGCTTTCCGGCCAGCCGTTCCTGACGCAGCGCGGCAAACTGGTTGATGCGGTAGTGAACGCCATCGAGCACTATAATGAAATTAAGCCACAACTGCTGACGACGGGTGGCACTTCAGACGGACGCTTTATCGCCCGTATGGGAGCTCAGGTTGTCGAACTGGGGCCAGTAAACGCAACCATTCATAAAATAAATGAGTGTGTTAATGCGGCAGATTTGCAACTGCTGGCTCGTATGTATCAACGTATTATGGAGCAACTCGTCGCCTGA
- a CDS encoding neutral zinc metallopeptidase: MRWQGRRESDNVEDRRSDGGGGPSMGGPGFRLPSGKGGLILLIVVLVAGYYGVDLTGLMTGQPLQQQPQSPRSISPNEDEAAKFTSVILATTEDTWGQQFEKMGRTYQQPKLVMYRGATRTGCGTGQSVMGPFYCPADGTVYIDLSFYDDMKRKLGADGDFAQGYVIAHEVGHHVQKLLGIEPKVRQLQQNASQAEVNRLSVKMELQADCFAGVWGHSMQQQGVLESGDLEEALNAAQAIGDDRLQQQSQGRVVPDSFTHGTSQQRYSWFKRGFDSGDPAQCNTFGKAM, from the coding sequence ATGCGCTGGCAAGGGCGTCGTGAAAGTGACAATGTAGAAGACAGGCGCAGTGATGGCGGCGGCGGTCCTTCAATGGGGGGGCCCGGCTTTCGGCTACCCAGCGGCAAGGGCGGTCTCATCCTGCTGATTGTGGTACTGGTCGCAGGCTATTACGGGGTCGACCTCACCGGTTTGATGACCGGTCAGCCGCTGCAACAGCAACCACAGTCTCCGCGCTCCATCAGCCCGAACGAAGATGAAGCGGCCAAATTTACCTCCGTTATTCTCGCGACCACTGAAGATACATGGGGTCAGCAGTTCGAGAAGATGGGGCGCACCTATCAGCAGCCGAAACTGGTGATGTACCGGGGCGCAACCCGCACCGGATGTGGTACCGGTCAATCTGTGATGGGGCCGTTCTACTGCCCGGCAGATGGCACCGTCTATATCGATCTCTCTTTTTACGATGACATGAAACGCAAGCTTGGCGCTGACGGTGATTTTGCCCAGGGCTACGTGATCGCGCATGAAGTCGGGCACCATGTGCAGAAGCTGCTGGGCATTGAGCCAAAAGTGCGTCAGCTTCAGCAAAATGCGTCTCAGGCTGAAGTGAATCGTCTTTCCGTCAAGATGGAACTGCAGGCGGACTGCTTCGCAGGCGTCTGGGGGCACAGCATGCAGCAGCAGGGCGTACTGGAATCCGGCGATCTTGAAGAGGCATTAAACGCGGCGCAGGCCATCGGCGATGACCGTCTTCAGCAGCAAAGCCAGGGACGCGTCGTGCCGGACAGCTTCACTCACGGTACGTCGCAACAGCGTTACAGCTGGTTTAAACGCGGTTTTGACAGCGGTGATCCTGCCCAGTGTAATACCTTCGGCAAAGCCATGTGA
- a CDS encoding tRNA(Met) cytidine acetyltransferase TmcA, whose protein sequence is MVSFAHLIRELERTGHRRLVVLTGDEPWTLSQATALRDALPGDWLWLNENPSKAIGGLLGREYLHAVFDAHAGFDVSAFAALSGTLRAGSLLVLRVPPFSGWADRPDSDSVRWSDSAEPIATPHFVHHFCRTLAADTDAIVWQQHHPLTLPAAPDLPAWQPASGEPQREQAAILDALLVMPAGIAAVTAPRGRGKSALAGMLLGSIQGSAVVTAPAKGAADVIARFAGERFHFMAPDALLDSTLQADWLIVDEAAAIPGPLLEKLVTRFPRVLLTTTVQGYEGTGRGFLLKFCARFSGLQRYTLSTPIRWAAGCPLERIVANTLLFDDALIDHKPEGEVSVRSLEPQEWESDPARVASVYELLCAAHYRTSPLDLRRMMDAPGQHFAVADAGADIAGAIWLVDEGGLSPELSRAVWAGSRRPRGNLVAQSLAAHGGTPLAATLEGRRISRIVVHPRRQREGIGQRLILNASGEDYLSVSFGYTDELWRFWQRCGFVLVRMGSHREASSGCYTAMALLPQSEAGHQLCTQAHRRLCRDMRVLSAWNGEKIPVTDAWEATLNSDDWLELAGFAFAHRAFSTSVAALTRLLLATDMSLPALRGKIEGRSEAVGRKALLAKLREETAQALESLDYSRCQQLKADILQWQFFQ, encoded by the coding sequence ATGGTGTCGTTTGCACATCTGATACGCGAGCTTGAGCGAACCGGGCACCGCCGTCTGGTGGTGCTCACGGGCGATGAGCCGTGGACGCTGAGCCAGGCCACCGCCCTGCGTGATGCTTTACCGGGAGACTGGCTGTGGCTGAATGAAAACCCGTCTAAAGCCATCGGCGGACTGTTGGGACGCGAATACCTGCATGCTGTGTTTGACGCGCATGCCGGGTTTGACGTCTCCGCATTCGCCGCACTCAGCGGAACGTTGCGCGCCGGGAGCCTCCTCGTACTGCGAGTACCACCGTTCTCTGGCTGGGCCGACAGGCCAGACAGCGATTCTGTGCGCTGGAGTGACAGCGCAGAGCCGATCGCTACCCCGCACTTTGTTCACCATTTTTGCCGGACGCTTGCCGCCGATACGGATGCGATCGTCTGGCAACAGCATCATCCCCTGACGCTTCCCGCTGCGCCAGATTTACCCGCCTGGCAGCCCGCCAGCGGTGAGCCGCAGCGTGAGCAGGCGGCGATCCTCGACGCGCTTTTGGTCATGCCTGCGGGCATCGCTGCCGTGACGGCACCTCGCGGACGCGGAAAGTCAGCGCTGGCGGGGATGCTGCTGGGCAGCATCCAGGGGAGTGCGGTGGTGACGGCCCCGGCGAAAGGCGCAGCGGATGTCATCGCGCGTTTCGCGGGCGAGCGTTTTCACTTTATGGCACCCGATGCGCTGCTGGACTCCACGCTGCAGGCCGACTGGCTGATTGTCGATGAAGCGGCAGCCATCCCTGGCCCGCTGCTGGAGAAGCTGGTGACACGCTTTCCCCGCGTATTACTGACCACTACGGTTCAGGGTTACGAAGGGACGGGAAGGGGATTTCTGCTGAAGTTCTGCGCCCGATTCAGTGGGTTGCAGCGTTATACCTTATCCACCCCCATTCGCTGGGCGGCCGGATGTCCGCTTGAACGGATCGTGGCGAATACGCTGCTGTTTGACGATGCGCTTATCGACCACAAACCGGAAGGTGAGGTGTCTGTAAGGTCTCTGGAGCCACAAGAGTGGGAGAGCGACCCGGCACGAGTGGCAAGCGTTTATGAACTGCTCTGTGCTGCCCACTACCGGACCTCACCGCTCGATTTACGCCGGATGATGGACGCCCCCGGCCAGCACTTTGCTGTTGCGGACGCGGGGGCTGATATTGCGGGCGCGATCTGGCTGGTGGACGAGGGCGGATTGTCCCCCGAACTCAGCCGGGCGGTGTGGGCTGGCTCTCGTCGTCCACGCGGGAACCTTGTGGCGCAGTCGCTGGCGGCGCACGGCGGAACGCCTCTTGCGGCGACGCTGGAAGGCCGACGGATTAGCCGCATTGTGGTTCATCCCCGTCGTCAGCGGGAAGGCATCGGTCAGCGGCTGATCCTGAACGCCAGCGGTGAAGATTATCTCTCCGTGAGTTTTGGTTATACCGACGAGCTGTGGCGTTTCTGGCAGCGGTGCGGGTTTGTGCTGGTGCGAATGGGCAGCCATCGGGAAGCCAGCAGCGGGTGTTACACGGCGATGGCGCTGCTGCCGCAGAGCGAAGCCGGGCATCAACTGTGTACGCAGGCACATCGGCGTTTATGCCGCGATATGCGCGTCCTGTCGGCCTGGAATGGCGAAAAGATCCCGGTGACTGATGCCTGGGAAGCTACCCTTAATAGTGACGACTGGCTGGAGCTGGCGGGGTTTGCTTTTGCGCACCGGGCGTTTTCAACCTCGGTAGCCGCGCTGACGCGGTTGCTGTTAGCCACAGATATGTCGCTTCCGGCGCTGCGCGGGAAAATCGAGGGGAGAAGCGAAGCGGTCGGGCGAAAAGCGTTACTGGCAAAGCTTCGCGAAGAAACCGCGCAAGCGCTTGAGAGCCTTGATTATTCGCGCTGTCAGCAGTTGAAAGCAGACATTTTGCAATGGCAATTTTTTCAATGA
- a CDS encoding AI-2E family transporter, with the protein MLEMLMQWYRRRFSDPEAIALLVILVAGFGILFFFSGLLAPLLVAIVLAYLLEWPTARLEHIGCSRRWAASIVLVLFVGILLLMAFVVMPVAWQQGIYLIRDMPGMLNKLSDFAATLPRRYPALMDAGIIDAMAENMRARIMTMGDSVVKYSLASLVGLLTLAVYLVLVPLMVFFLVKDKDQMLNAVRRILPRNRGLAGQVWEEMNQQITNYIRGKVLEMMVVGVATWIGFVIFGLNYSLLLAVLVGFSVLIPYIGAFVVTIPVVGVALFQFGLGTEFWSCFAVYLIIQGLDGNLLVPVLFSEAVNLHPLVIILSVVIFGGLWGFWGVFFAIPLATLIKAVVHAWPDVPAVEEK; encoded by the coding sequence ATGCTCGAAATGTTAATGCAGTGGTACCGGCGTCGGTTCAGTGACCCGGAAGCCATTGCTTTGTTGGTTATTCTGGTTGCCGGATTCGGTATTCTGTTCTTCTTCAGCGGCCTTCTCGCGCCTCTGCTGGTGGCGATTGTGCTGGCGTATCTGCTGGAGTGGCCAACGGCGCGCCTGGAACATATCGGTTGTTCTCGTCGCTGGGCGGCAAGCATCGTCCTGGTGCTGTTTGTCGGCATTCTGCTGTTGATGGCCTTCGTGGTGATGCCCGTGGCCTGGCAGCAGGGGATCTACCTGATCCGCGATATGCCCGGCATGTTGAATAAGCTCTCTGATTTCGCCGCCACCCTGCCGCGCCGTTATCCCGCGTTGATGGACGCCGGTATCATCGACGCGATGGCGGAAAACATGCGTGCCCGCATCATGACGATGGGCGACTCGGTGGTGAAATATTCGCTGGCCTCACTGGTGGGGCTGCTCACTCTGGCCGTTTACCTCGTGCTCGTGCCGCTGATGGTCTTCTTTCTGGTCAAAGATAAAGACCAGATGCTTAACGCCGTGCGGCGTATTTTGCCGCGCAACCGCGGGCTGGCGGGGCAGGTCTGGGAAGAGATGAACCAGCAGATCACTAACTACATTCGCGGCAAGGTGCTGGAGATGATGGTGGTGGGGGTAGCAACCTGGATTGGTTTCGTGATCTTCGGCCTCAACTACTCGCTGCTGCTGGCCGTGCTGGTGGGATTCTCGGTCCTGATTCCGTACATCGGCGCGTTTGTGGTCACCATTCCGGTGGTGGGCGTCGCGCTGTTCCAGTTTGGTCTGGGGACGGAGTTCTGGAGCTGCTTCGCGGTGTACCTGATTATTCAGGGGCTTGACGGGAACCTGCTGGTACCGGTGCTGTTCTCCGAAGCGGTAAACCTGCATCCGCTGGTGATTATCTTATCCGTGGTAATTTTCGGCGGGCTGTGGGGGTTCTGGGGCGTGTTCTTTGCGATTCCGCTGGCCACGCTGATTAAAGCGGTGGTGCACGCATGGCCGGATGTACCGGCGGTGGAAGAGAAGTAG
- the purC gene encoding phosphoribosylaminoimidazolesuccinocarboxamide synthase, whose amino-acid sequence MQKQAELYRGKAKTVYSTENPDLLVLEFRNDTSAGDGARIEQFDRKGMVNNKFNHFIMTKLAEAGIPTQMEALLSDTECLVKKLDMVPVECVIRNRAAGSLVKRLGIEEGIELNPPLFDLFLKNDAMHDPMVNDSYCETFGWVNKENLARMKELTYKANDVLKKLFDDAGLILVDFKLEFGLFKGEVVLGDEFSPDGSRLWDKETLDKMDKDRFRQSLGGLIEAYEAVAHRLGVKLD is encoded by the coding sequence ATGCAGAAGCAAGCTGAGTTGTATCGTGGCAAAGCGAAGACCGTATACAGCACGGAAAACCCGGATCTGTTGGTGCTCGAGTTCCGCAATGATACGTCAGCAGGGGATGGCGCGCGCATTGAGCAGTTCGATCGTAAAGGCATGGTGAACAACAAGTTCAACCACTTCATTATGACCAAACTGGCCGAAGCGGGTATCCCGACTCAGATGGAAGCGTTGCTGTCCGATACGGAATGTCTGGTGAAAAAACTGGATATGGTTCCGGTTGAGTGCGTTATTCGTAACCGTGCAGCGGGCTCCCTGGTGAAGCGTCTGGGTATTGAAGAAGGTATCGAACTGAATCCACCGCTGTTCGACCTGTTCCTGAAAAACGATGCCATGCACGATCCGATGGTCAATGATTCCTACTGCGAAACCTTCGGCTGGGTCAATAAAGAGAACCTGGCGCGCATGAAAGAGCTGACCTACAAAGCCAACGACGTGCTGAAAAAGCTGTTTGACGATGCGGGCCTGATCCTCGTCGACTTCAAGCTGGAGTTCGGTCTGTTCAAAGGCGAAGTGGTGCTGGGTGATGAGTTCTCCCCGGACGGTAGCCGCCTGTGGGACAAAGAAACCCTGGATAAAATGGACAAAGACCGTTTCCGTCAGAGCCTGGGTGGCCTGATTGAAGCCTATGAAGCGGTTGCTCACCGTTTAGGCGTTAAGCTCGACTAA
- the bamC gene encoding outer membrane protein assembly factor BamC codes for MAYSVQKSRLAKVASVSLVMLLAACSSDSRYKRQVSGDESYLDATPLAELHAPAGMILPIQNGDYNIPVTNGSGLVGKALDIRPPAQPLALVSGARTQFTGDTASLLVESARGSNLWPQVVSVIQAKNYTIDKRDDASQTLTTDWIEWNRLDEDQQYRGRYQVSVKPQGYQQAVNVKLLNLEQAGKPVADAASLQRYSTEMLNVIAAGLDKTATDAANAAQSRNGVTFDVQSGADDTGLPMLVVRAPFNQTWQRLPATLEKVGMKVTDSTRSTGSMTATYKPLSDSAWLELGAKDPQLASGDYKIQVGDLDNRSSLQFIDPKGHTLTQSQNDALVAVFQAAFSK; via the coding sequence ATGGCTTATTCAGTACAGAAGTCGCGCCTGGCGAAGGTTGCGAGTGTTTCGCTTGTTATGCTGCTCGCTGCCTGTAGTTCAGACTCGCGCTACAAGCGCCAGGTGAGCGGTGATGAATCCTATCTGGATGCGACCCCGCTTGCTGAACTTCATGCACCGGCTGGTATGATCCTGCCGATTCAGAACGGCGATTATAATATCCCCGTCACCAATGGCAGTGGCCTGGTGGGTAAAGCGCTTGATATTCGTCCACCCGCTCAGCCTCTGGCGCTGGTCAGCGGAGCGCGTACCCAGTTCACCGGTGATACGGCGTCTCTGCTGGTTGAAAGCGCGCGCGGAAGCAATCTGTGGCCACAGGTGGTGAGCGTTATTCAGGCGAAGAACTACACCATTGATAAACGCGATGACGCCAGCCAGACCTTAACCACCGACTGGATCGAGTGGAACCGGCTGGATGAAGATCAGCAGTACCGTGGACGTTATCAAGTCTCCGTTAAACCACAGGGTTATCAGCAGGCGGTTAACGTTAAGCTGTTAAACCTGGAGCAGGCGGGCAAACCGGTTGCGGATGCCGCCTCCCTGCAGCGTTACAGCACTGAAATGCTGAACGTGATTGCCGCGGGTCTGGATAAGACCGCGACTGATGCCGCAAATGCGGCGCAGAGCCGTAACGGCGTCACCTTCGACGTTCAGAGCGGTGCGGACGATACCGGCCTGCCAATGCTGGTGGTGCGTGCACCGTTTAACCAGACCTGGCAGCGTCTGCCAGCGACGCTGGAAAAAGTGGGCATGAAAGTGACCGACAGCACCCGTTCAACCGGTAGCATGACGGCAACCTATAAGCCACTGTCCGACAGTGCATGGCTGGAACTGGGCGCCAAAGATCCTCAGCTTGCCTCCGGTGATTACAAGATTCAGGTAGGCGACCTTGATAACCGCAGTAGTCTGCAGTTTATCGATCCAAAAGGTCACACGCTGACCCAGTCGCAGAACGATGCGCTGGTCGCTGTCTTCCAGGCAGCATTCAGCAAATAA
- the ypfM gene encoding protein YpfM — protein sequence MIERELGNWKDFIEGMLRK from the coding sequence ATGATTGAACGTGAACTGGGGAACTGGAAAGATTTTATCGAAGGCATGCTTCGTAAATGA
- a CDS encoding YpfN family protein: MDWLSKYWWILVLVFLVGVLLNVIKDLKRVDHKKFLANKPDLPPHRDFNDKWDDDDDWPKKDQKK, encoded by the coding sequence ATGGATTGGCTTTCAAAGTACTGGTGGATTCTGGTGCTGGTGTTTCTGGTCGGCGTACTGCTCAACGTGATTAAAGACCTTAAGCGCGTTGACCACAAAAAGTTTCTTGCGAACAAGCCGGATCTCCCGCCACACCGCGATTTTAACGACAAGTGGGACGATGACGACGACTGGCCGAAGAAAGACCAGAAGAAGTAA
- the ypfH gene encoding esterase, translated as MKHDHFVVQSPDKPAKQLLLLFHGVGDNAVNMGQIGSWFAPVFPEALIVSIGGVEPCGPNGRQWFPVQGVTEENRQARIDAIMPTFIDIVRYWQQQSGVGADATALIGFSQGSIMSLESVKAQPGLVSRVIAFNGRFATLPTSATTQTTIHLIHGGEDRVIELSHAVAAHEALIREGGDVTLDIVDDLGHAIDDRSMQFALDHLRYTVPKHYFDEALSGGKPNDDNIVEFM; from the coding sequence ATGAAACACGACCATTTTGTTGTTCAAAGCCCTGACAAACCGGCTAAACAGTTACTGCTTCTGTTTCATGGTGTTGGCGATAATGCCGTCAATATGGGGCAGATTGGTAGCTGGTTTGCGCCTGTTTTCCCTGAAGCATTGATTGTCAGCATCGGCGGCGTAGAACCGTGTGGTCCGAACGGACGACAGTGGTTCCCGGTTCAGGGCGTGACGGAGGAGAACCGTCAGGCGCGCATTGATGCCATCATGCCCACGTTTATCGACATCGTACGTTACTGGCAGCAGCAGAGCGGCGTGGGTGCTGACGCGACCGCGCTGATTGGCTTCTCGCAGGGATCTATCATGTCCCTGGAAAGTGTGAAAGCGCAGCCGGGTCTGGTTTCACGGGTGATCGCGTTTAACGGCCGCTTTGCGACGCTGCCGACGAGTGCGACCACGCAGACCACGATCCATCTGATCCACGGTGGTGAAGACCGGGTCATTGAGCTTTCACATGCGGTTGCCGCTCATGAAGCATTGATTCGTGAAGGTGGGGATGTGACGCTGGATATCGTTGACGATCTGGGCCATGCGATTGACGACCGCAGCATGCAATTCGCGCTCGATCATCTGCGTTATACCGTACCGAAGCACTACTTTGATGAAGCGCTCAGCGGCGGCAAGCCGAATGACGATAATATTGTTGAGTTTATGTAG
- the bcp gene encoding thioredoxin-dependent thiol peroxidase, translating into MNPLKAGDIAPKFSLPDQDGEQVNLTDFQGQRVLVYFYPKAMTPGCTVQACGLRDNMDDLKKVGVEVLGISTDKPEKLSRFAEKELLNFTLLSDEDHQVCEQFGVWGEKTFMGKTYDGIHRISFLIDADGKVEHVFDDFKTSNHHDVVLNWLKANA; encoded by the coding sequence ATGAATCCACTGAAAGCCGGTGACATCGCACCGAAATTTAGCTTACCGGATCAAGACGGTGAGCAAGTAAATTTGACCGACTTCCAGGGACAGCGTGTTCTGGTCTATTTCTACCCGAAAGCCATGACCCCCGGCTGCACCGTACAGGCCTGCGGCTTACGCGATAACATGGACGACTTGAAAAAAGTCGGTGTGGAAGTGCTGGGTATCAGCACCGATAAACCAGAAAAGCTGTCACGATTTGCGGAAAAAGAGCTGCTGAACTTCACGCTCCTTTCCGACGAAGACCACCAGGTTTGCGAGCAGTTTGGCGTCTGGGGTGAGAAAACGTTTATGGGTAAAACCTATGACGGCATTCACCGCATCAGCTTCCTGATTGACGCTGACGGTAAAGTTGAACATGTGTTTGACGACTTCAAAACCAGTAATCACCACGACGTGGTGTTGAACTGGCTGAAAGCAAACGCCTGA
- a CDS encoding ArsC family reductase: MVVMYGIKNCDTIKKARRWLEANHIEYRFHDYRADGLDADFLHNAINELGWEALLNTRGTTWRKLDESLRASIVDADSAAKLMREMPAIIKRPLLCKPGQPMLLGFSETLYSDFFVEV; encoded by the coding sequence ATGGTTGTGATGTACGGCATTAAAAATTGCGACACCATCAAAAAAGCCCGCCGCTGGCTGGAAGCGAACCACATCGAGTACCGCTTCCACGATTACCGTGCCGATGGGCTTGATGCAGATTTTCTGCATAACGCCATCAATGAACTGGGCTGGGAGGCACTGCTTAACACCCGCGGTACCACCTGGCGTAAACTGGACGAATCCCTGCGCGCCAGCATCGTTGATGCCGACAGCGCGGCAAAACTGATGCGTGAAATGCCGGCAATTATCAAACGCCCATTGCTCTGCAAGCCAGGTCAGCCTATGCTGCTGGGTTTCAGTGAAACCCTTTATTCTGACTTTTTCGTTGAGGTGTAG
- the dapA gene encoding 4-hydroxy-tetrahydrodipicolinate synthase translates to MFTGSIVALVTPMDEKGNVCRSSMKKLIDYHVANGTSAIVSVGTTGESATLSHEEHGDVVMLTLELADGRIPVIAGTGANATAEAISLTKRFNDSGIVGCLTVTPYYNRPTQEGLFQHFKAIAEHTDLPQILYNVPSRTGCDMLPETVGRLSEVKNIIGIKEATGNLSRVHQIKELVSDDFILLSGDDATALDFMQLGGHGVISVTSNVAARDMAEMCKLAAAGHFDEARVINQRLMPLHNKLFVEPNPIPVKWACKELGLVASDTLRLPMTPITDHGRDIVRAALKHAGLL, encoded by the coding sequence ATGTTCACGGGAAGTATTGTCGCGCTTGTAACACCGATGGATGAAAAAGGTAACGTCTGCCGGTCTAGCATGAAGAAGCTGATTGATTACCATGTCGCCAATGGAACCTCGGCGATCGTTTCGGTAGGGACTACCGGTGAATCTGCAACGCTGAGCCACGAAGAGCATGGCGATGTGGTTATGCTGACCCTGGAGCTGGCTGACGGACGTATTCCGGTCATCGCGGGGACAGGCGCTAATGCAACCGCAGAAGCGATCAGCCTGACCAAACGTTTTAATGACAGCGGCATCGTAGGCTGTCTGACGGTGACCCCTTATTACAACCGTCCTACCCAGGAAGGTTTGTTCCAGCACTTCAAAGCCATCGCTGAACATACTGACTTGCCACAAATTCTGTATAATGTGCCGTCCCGTACTGGCTGCGATATGCTGCCGGAAACCGTTGGTCGTCTCTCGGAAGTAAAAAATATTATCGGTATTAAAGAGGCGACAGGGAACTTAAGCCGCGTTCATCAGATCAAAGAGCTGGTTTCAGACGACTTTATCCTGTTAAGTGGTGATGATGCGACCGCGCTGGACTTTATGCAGCTCGGTGGTCATGGCGTGATCTCCGTAACGTCAAACGTTGCGGCGCGCGATATGGCTGAAATGTGCAAACTGGCCGCAGCCGGTCACTTTGATGAGGCACGCGTCATTAACCAGCGCCTGATGCCGCTGCACAATAAATTATTTGTCGAACCCAATCCGATCCCCGTGAAATGGGCGTGTAAGGAGTTGGGACTTGTAGCATCCGATACGCTGCGTTTGCCAATGACACCGATTACCGACCACGGTCGCGACATCGTCAGGGCAGCGCTGAAGCATGCCGGTTTGCTGTAA
- a CDS encoding glycine cleavage system transcriptional repressor, protein MTTSSQHYLVITALGADRPGIVNTITRHVSSCGCNIEDSRLAMLGEEFTFIMLLSGTWNAITLIESTLPLKGAELDLLIVMKRTTARPRPAMPATVWVQVEVTDSPHLIERFTALFDSHQMNIAELVSRTQPGDESTVPTLFIQITAHSPASQDASNIEQAFKALCTELNAQGSISVVNYSQHEQDGVE, encoded by the coding sequence TTGACAACCTCATCACAACATTACCTGGTTATCACTGCGCTGGGTGCCGACAGGCCGGGTATCGTGAACACCATCACCCGTCACGTGAGCAGCTGCGGCTGTAATATCGAAGACAGCCGTCTGGCAATGCTCGGCGAAGAGTTCACGTTTATCATGCTGCTGTCCGGAACATGGAATGCCATTACCCTTATTGAATCCACCCTGCCGCTGAAAGGCGCGGAGCTGGATTTGCTGATCGTGATGAAACGCACTACCGCGCGCCCGCGCCCGGCCATGCCCGCTACCGTCTGGGTGCAGGTTGAAGTCACTGATTCCCCGCATCTGATCGAGCGTTTTACCGCGCTGTTCGACAGCCATCAGATGAACATTGCAGAGCTCGTTTCCCGCACGCAACCGGGCGACGAGAGCACCGTTCCCACGCTCTTTATTCAAATCACTGCACACAGCCCTGCCTCACAGGATGCGTCAAATATCGAGCAAGCGTTCAAAGCCCTCTGTACAGAATTAAACGCGCAGGGCAGTATAAGCGTCGTCAATTATTCGCAGCACGAACAGGATGGAGTTGAGTAA